GATATCCAGCCCCTTCAAGAACCGTCTGCAGCAGGACCCGGGACGTAACCGAGTCCTCCACGACGAGGATACGCCGCCCCGTCTCTCCCGGGAGTGCCGGGGGAGGTGCCGACCGGTCCGCCTGCATCGCGTCCTGGATCAGCTCGAGGGGGTCGAGAACGAGCGCCACGCTCCCGTCCCCGAGGATCACGGCTCCCTCGATCCTTCGGACGGAACGGAGCTGGCTCCCGAGCGGCCGGACGACGATCTCCTGCACCCGGATAACCTCGTCGACCATGCACCCGATCTGCCCTGCCCCGTATGCGATGATGACGAGGGGTGTTGGACGCGACGGGTCGTAAGAGCCGGAGCGGGAGTACTGAAGGTGCGACTCGCGGTGGGCGGCGCGCCCGGAGCGGGAGCACTGAAGGTGCGACTCGCGGTGGGCAGCACGCCCGGAGCGGGAGCACTGAAGGTGCGACTCGCGGTCGGTGGGAGCGGTTGCCCCTCGTTCTCCAGGGTCATGAGAGCCGGATGGAGGGATACCCAGGGCATCGGTGAGCTGGATGACCTCGATCGTCTCCCCTGAAAGCCGGATCGTCGGTCGGCCCCTGGAGAGGACCAGGGAGCCGGGGCGAATCCGGAGGACCTGCTTGACCTGCTGCATCGGAAGGACGTACACCTGCTTCCCGGAGCGGACGAGCAGCCCGCGGAGGGTGGCCATCCTGACCGGAACGAAGAAGGTGATGGAGGTCCCTCGTCCGACAGCCGAGGAGACCGTCACCTCTCCCCCGAGACGGGATACGGTATCCTCCACGATCGCAAGCCCGAGCCCTCTCCCCGAGAGGTCGGTGACGATCCGGCTCGTCGTCATCCCCGACCTGAAGATGAGCCAGATCGCCTCGCTGTCCGTGAGGCCCTCGTCCTCATCCTCCGTGATCACCCCGTTCTCGACGGCGGTTCTCCGTATCGCGCTGCTGTCGATGCCGGCGCCGTCATCGGCCACCTCGATGCCGACCCTGCTGCCGGAGCGGGGAAAGACCCGGATCCGCACGGAACCGGTGGCCGGTTTCTTTCGGGTTAGCCGGATATGTGGATCCTCGATGCCGTGGTCGATACTGTTGCGGATAAGATGCATGACGGGCTCTTTCAGCGCATCGAGAATGCGCCGGTCCACCTCGATCTCCCCCCCCTCGATGGTGAGGTCAACCGATTTTCCCGAGGTTCGGGAGAACTCTCTCACGAACGCGGAGAACGGTGTGAGCATGCTTGAGGCCGGGAGCAGCGCGGCATCGTGGATCAGATCGGAGATCTCGGAGGTGCTCGTCTTGAGTGCCGACTGGTCGATCTCCATGGCACGGAGATGCGTGGCGAGGTCGTGCTGCAGGTAGGTCACGAACTCCCGGTTGTACTCCAGGAACTCGACCGCCCGCTGGAGCGGCAGGACAAGGTCGGGTGGGATCGCTGCCTTCTCCTCGCCGAAAACCTTCCTGCGGATCAGGTATAGGTCGTTGAACGCCTGTGAGTGGTTCCACTGCCAGAGGGCAAAACGGGCCGTCATCTCCTCAAGTTCGCGTATTCGCTGCGTGATGAAGAGCCGTGCCGTGAGGAGATTGTCGGCCCCGGTGGTGAGCCGGTCGAGTTTGTGGGCCGCAATCCGCACCGTGCCCCCGTCCGGTCCCGGCCCGGCCGGCTCGGCACCGTTACGGACCCCTGCCGTGTCGGGGGCGTGGCTCTCCCGGAAGGCCGGGCCCGGTTCGTCCCGCCGGTCGTCCGGGGGACCATTCCCGAAAGCCCTGTCGTCACGGCTCTCTTCGGCCGGCCTCTTCCTGCCGGGAAGGGCCCGGAGCGCCCCGTTGATCTCCGCCGGCGAGATACCGGGTCTCTCTCCGCGGAGAAGCGCCTTCACGACCGCAAGTGTCCGGTGGAAGAGATCGAAGTCGTCCACGCCGGGTGTGTACTCGCCCCGTTTCACCAGGGAGAAGACAGTCTCGAGGTTCTGGCAGAGTGACTCGATCTCCCGGAGGTTAACCGCACGTGCCGCGCCCTTCAGACTGTGGATCCTGCGGTAGACCGACTCGATCAGTTCGGGCGTCGGCCCCGCCTTCTCAAGCTCGATCAGCCCTTCGGTGATTGCTTCAAGGTACTCGTCCGCCTCCTCGCGGAACGTCTCGAGGAGACGGGCACGGAATACATCGTCCGATCCGGTCATGGCAGGTCGTGTTAGACCCGGTACTGCTGGGTGATCCTCTTCAAGCGGTCACCGAGCTCGTGCAGGTCTCCGGCAGTCTTCTCCGCCTTGTGAGTGGTTTCAAGGTTCTTCTGTGCCGCGTCGCGAATATTCTCCATCGCGCGGGAGATCTGGTCGACCCCCGATGCCTGCGTCTGGATCGAGGCGGCGATCTCGATGACCTCCTGCGAGGTGTCTGCTATCGACCGGGCGAGCACTTCGATCGCTTCCTGCGCGTTGCTCGTCAACCGGGCTGCATCCGCGACGGATCGTATCCCCTGCTCGGTCGAGACCGCAGTCGAGGAGACCCCCTGCTGAATGTCGGTGAGGATGACACGGATGTTTGAGGTCGCCTTCTTCGACTGCTCGGCGAGGTTGTGAATCTCGTTCGCGACGACTGCAAACCCTTTCCCGAACTCCCCGGCCTTTGCGGCTTCGATAGAGGCGTTCACCGCGAGCAGGTTGGACTGTTCGGAGATATCGGTCACGGTCGCGATGATCTCGCCGACGGCCTGGCTCTGTTCCGAGAGCCGGATGACATTCATCCGGACGATATCCATCTGCCGCTGGATCTGGTTCATACCCTCCAGGATCTCACGCACGGACTTCTGGCCGTCCTTTGAGACGTCGAGCGCCCGCATTGCCTTCTCGGAGACGCCTTTCGTCTTCTGGTTCACCAGTTCGGTCTTCTTCCGGACGCTCTCGACCGAATCCGAGGTCTCGTTCACCGTTGCGGCGGTCTGCGAACTGGCCGCGGAGAGCTGGGTCGTGACCGCCAGGATCTCGTTCGATGCCAGAGAGAGCACCGAGACCCCTTCGTAGAGTTCCTCGCTGATCAGTTTCATCAGCCGCGAGAGTTCGATCCCAATGGTATTGAGGGCGTCACGGTAAGCGACAAACTCCCCGGCAACCGGGATCTTCTCGTCGAACCGGGCGGTAAAGTCGCCGGAAGCATAGAATCGCGCAAGCCGCATCGCCTCGTTCACCGGTTCCGTTATCGATTCAAGGGTCTTGTTGAACCCGGCGATGATCATCCGGTATCCGCCGCGGAACGCCTTCTCATCCCCGCGAATGGAGAGGTCGCCTGCGCGGGCGGCGTCCGTGAGTTTGAGCGTCTCTTTATGGAGATGGTCGAGGGACTGGACCATCAGCGCGAGCGCGGGGCGGATCTCGTCGCCTTCATCGGTGACCGGGAACTCCTGGACATACTCGCCGAGGGCGATCTTCTTCAAGTTCCCGACGACGTTCGTCTGGAGGTCGCCGGCAAACTCATCCATCGTTTTAGCCATGACCCCGATCTCGTCCTGCCGCTTGATGTTGAGCCGGGCGGAGAGGTGCCCGTTGCGGAGCTCTTTGAGCATCAGCACGACCTGCTGCAGGGGCTCAGAGATCGAACGGCCGAAGAGGATGGCTATGGCGACACCGATGGCGATGGATGCGAGGACGACGACGATGATCGTATTCCTTATGGTATCTATCGGTCCGGTGAAGTCGGAGAGTTCGGCACGCGAGACGATGTGCCAGTCGAGCGGCTCGAAATAGGTATAGGCGTCGATGATGTCGGTGCCGTCGATCTCGTGGCGGATGACCCCGACCTTATTCTCGAGCATCTCCTGGACGAAGTCCTCGTCGGACCAGTTCTCTCCTTCGAGGGACGGATGCACGAGCAGCTGGCCGTTGCTGTCGATGACGAACATGTAGCCGTTCTGGCCGATGACCGTCTCCCTGAGGCTTGCCTTGACGACGTCAAGCGTCTCCTCCTCCTCGGTTCCGACGAAGAGAACCCCTACCGTCGTGCCGCTGCTGTCCTTTATCGGTTCGTATGCGGTGACGTAGCGCTTGCCGAAGAGGTCTCTGCTCCCGTAATAGGTCTCCCCCTGGTTCACCACGACATCGTAGACGTTCTGGGTCAGTTCGGTTCCGACTGCCCGGGTACCGTCGGTCCCGATGACGTTCGTGGATACCCGGACGGCATGGTCGTCATACACCTGGAAGACCGTCGCTGCGCCGCCGACCAGGGACTGCACCTGATCGACGATCTCGAAGTTATCGTTGATGACGTACGGATCGCCGCCGTCGTTCACCAGCGTCAGTTTCCCGTCGATGATCTCGGGGGTGCCCCGGGCGTAAAAGTTCTCCCGGAGGACGTTGAGGTCGCTGTTCACCTTATTGCGCGTGAGTTTGTAGACATCGTTGGTCCATCCCCTTGCGTCGTGCACCTGCGTCTCGAGCAACGTCTCGATCTGGTCGTTGATCACACCGCTCGAACTGGTATACGCTACTATGCCGAGCATAAGCGTCGGGATGATCGCCAGAAACAGGCAGATGACGAGGATCTTCGTCCCGACTTTCATGTCTGAAAAAAATGTGAACATACTACTTCCGTTCCACTCGCTCTTGTACGCCTGAATAGATTGATCTGCACTTCGGGTTAAATAATGATCCGTCCGTAAAAGAACGATTCCTGGCGAGCTTTCTGCATAACGACCGGATAAAGTGGCGTTACTTCCTGGTTTCGTTTATCACCATCGCGGGATCGGCAAGGATCGCCGCCGCGTCAAGGACGATCACCGATCCGTCTGTAGCGCCCAACAGGTAACGCCGTTCGATAGGTGTCATGCCGGGGTCTACGGGGGAGAACTGGTCGGTCGGCCTGATGCCGATATCCGTGATATAGTCTGCAAGGATTCCGAAGGTTACCGTTCCGTCGGTCAGAACGATGACCCGGTTGAGGTCTGTCAGCCCATGCTTCGGGATCGAAAAAAGCGTGCGGAGATCGACGATGGAGATGATCTCTCCCCTGACCGTACAGATCCCGGCGATGAAGTCGGGCACCCCGGGAACCGGGGTGATCTCACGGATGATGAAGACTTCCCGGATGTACTGCGTCTTGATGGCGTATTCCTGGTTGGCGAGGCGGAACGTGAGGATCTCCGAGAACGAGGTTTCAGGCGGCTCCTCCTCCGGCTGCGCGAACGCTCGCGCCCGGGCCGCGAGGATAGCCCCGGCTCTCCCGGGATCACAGGAAGGCTCCTCCCCGCCGGTTCCGACCGCGCCCGGGAGGGGGAGCTGCCCGTTCTCTTCCGCCGCAAGGAATGCGGAGAGATCGTAGATGAGAACCGTTCCGTTGTCCGCCACCAGAACACCCGGAGAGGAGGAGATGTCGCCGTCGGGCGGGAGCGGCACCGTGCTCTCCTGCACCCCCTTCACCCTGTCCACCCAGAGGGCTACGCAGTCAGGACCGGGATGCGCGATGATGAGGGCGTCGGTGGGGAGGGGAGGGCGGTCGGGGAGCCCGAGGAGCATCCGGAGCGAGTAGACCGGGACGGTCCTGCCGTGCAGGTTCATGGTCCCCGCTCCTCCCCTGCGGTTGCCTGCTTCGGGCCGGAGTTCCACCATGCCGACGACCTGCCGGGTCTCGGCGAGAGGGAGCGCACAGGCTATCCCCTCAACGGTGAAGGACAGAAGGTGTGTCATGGCGGATCACCGGATGTTCGAAGGTTGGTCCGGAGCGGATAAAAGGTTACGGGGGCCTGCCGGTCAGAGCCTGGTGAGTTCGATACCCCCGTTCGAGGTGGTGACGGTGATCGTCGGCCCCCCTTCGCCGAGGGTGCCAGAGACCCGGGTTCCCGACGACTCGTCAAGCAGGAGCGGGAGGTCGCTTGCCACGATCCTGCCGTTTGAGGTGGTGGCGACCACCCGGGCATCCAGGCTCTCTGCGAGCCGGAGCGTGACGGCGCCGTTGCTCGACGATACCGCCACGTCCCCCCGGACGGCAGGAATCTCGGCAGATATCGGGCCGTTCGAGGTTCGCAACTCTGCGATCCCTCCGGCCTCCTCCACCGTGATGGGGGCGTTGCTGGTCCTTGCGGTGACGTACCCTTCGGCGCCCCGCACCTCGATCCCGCCGTTCGAGGAGGCTGCCGTGAGATCGCCGCCGGGAGCGCCGTCAACCCGCACGGGGCCGTTCGACGTCCGGAGTTCCGTTCCGTTCACCAGCACTCCGGAGAGATCGATGGGGCCGTTCGAACTCTCGACCCGCTGCAGGACGACGGTGGGCGGCAGGTGTATCGTGTAGTCCACGCTCACCTGCGGGTTGAACGCGGTATGCACTGTCTCGATCCGGAGAGGATCGCCCTCCGTCACCTCTATCCGGACCTTCGCGAGTTCACCCTGGCCGTAGACGGACCGTTTGACCGCACTGACGGCGACGCTCTCCCCCTCCCGGACGTCTACGTTCACGCCCCCGTTCCGGTTGATCACGACGACACCGCTCTCCGGCTCAACCGTGACCGTCCGGTCGAACTCCTCCGTCGACTCGAGCCCCGGCACCCCGACGCACCCGGGGAGAATGGCGAGGACGGCGAGGACGGCGAGAGCCAGCAGCGCATATACGGTTCCCTGCATGGTTGTCCTTCTCTGTGGCCGCCCGTTATGTAACTATCGCCGTCTCAAACGTCCGGCGGGCGAGGAGGTACATCACCGCCGCAAAGGCCACGAGGTAGGCGAACGATGCGAGGACGTCGGTCGTGGTGGAGGAGTAGTGGGCACCGACGGCGAAGAAGTCGTTTCCGAGGGCGAAGTAGCGGACCCCGTTGACCAGGTGGGTGAGCGGGTTGTAGATCGAGAGAGCCTGTAAGAGCGGCGGGAATGCCTGGATCGGGTAGAGGGCGTTCGAGACGAAGAAGAGCGGCAGGGTGAGGAGCGTGATGACCCCCTGCAGGCCTTCCGGGCTCTCGAGGCGCATCGAGATGGTGGAAGAGAAGAGGAGGAATCCGAGTGAGAAGACGCCGACGAACGCGAATATGCCGAGGACAGAGAGGGCGATCTGCGTGGCCGAAAACCCGGGGAAGAACCGGACCCCGAGGAGGAGCCCGAACGCCATGATGATCGTCACCTGGATAAACGACTTCGTCATCCCCGAGAGGCTGACCCCCAGCATGATGTGGGTCCGGGGCATGGGGCTCGCGAGCATCTCCCGCATCAGGCCCCAGTTCTTATCGAAGAGGAGGCTGATCCCTCCAAAAAGACTCGTAAAGAGGGTCGTCATCGCGATCACCCCGGCGGCCATGAAGGTGAGGTAGTCGACCGGGACGACGCCTGCCGGGACCGGGATGGCGGAGGCGAACCGGTCGAAGTTCGAGGACATCGCGACGCCGAAGAACGCCATCCAGAGCGCCGGCTGCAGGAGCGATGCAAAGAGCTGCGTCCTGAACCGGACGAACCGGATCATCTCCCGCCAGTAGACGGTGAGGAACTCCCATGCCACCTTCCGTTCACGCCCCTGTATCCCGCAGTTCTCTCCCCGTGTAGTGGACGAAGACATCGTCCATCGTCGGTTTTTTCAGGTTCACGCTCGAGATCCCGATCCCGGCGCCCCGCACCGCATCGACGATCCGCGGGAGACAGTGGCTCCCGTCGGCCGAGATCGTGATCGAGAGGCCGCGGGGGGACGTGGTGATCGACCGGATCTCCCCGATCCCCCGGAGGGACTCGCGCGCTTTCCCGTCGTCCTCGGTCTCCAGGTAAACGACGTCCTCGCCGAGTGCGTTCTTCAGCTCCCCCGGGGTGCCGGAGACGATGATCTTCCCGCCGTCGATGATGCTGATCCGGTCGGAGAGCATATCGGCCTCCTCCATGTAGTGGGTCGTCAGGAATATCGTCGTCCCGGCCTCGTTCACCTGCCGGACGTATTCCCACATCCGCATCCGTGTCTGGGGATCGAGCCCCTGTGTCGGCTCATCGAGAAACAGGACTTCCGGCCGGGTCATCAGCCCCCTGGCGATCTGGAGCCGCCGTTTCATGCCTCCGGAGAGGTTCTTCGTCCGCTCGTCCCGTTTGGAGCCGAGTTCCACGACCCTGAGCAGATCGTCGATCCGCCGCCGCCGTTCGTCCCGGGGAATGGCGTAGAGCCGCCCGTGAAACTCCATCGTCTCCCAGACGGTAAGGTCACGGTCGAGCACGTCTTCCTGGAAGACGATGCCGATAGCCTCCCTGACCCTCCCGGGCTCTCGCGCGACGTCGTGGCCGGCCACCCGCACCGTACCTTTCTGGAGGGGGAGGAGCGTTGTCAGGATGTTGATGGTGGTGCTCTTTCCCGCGCCGTTGGGACCGAGGAATGAGAAGATCTCGCCTCTCCGGACGGTGAAACTGATGCCGCGCACCGCCGTAAAACTATCGAACGTATGTTCGAGGTCCCACACTTCGATGACATCGTCCCCTTCCATCGATCACCATCCGCTCCCTGCGGTCCTGCACCTCATGCACGGTGCCGTCATATCTCCCTTTCCCTCCCGGAACACGGCAGTCTGCCCGGAGGCGCGCGTTCCGTGTTCTCCTCTCCCCGTCGCACTCCGGAGTGCGGGTCCGGGTGGTAAATGCACTCCCGCATCCCTCCCGCGGCCGGCCCGGAATAGATATTCTGAAATACCAGAACTCCCACATCCATCCTCAGAGACGGAATGTGCGGCTGCTGCTTGCTCGCCTGCAGAGGCGATCTGAGGGCCCGATCCGGGTATAGCATCACTCCCGGCACCGGCGCGCCGGAACCCGGCGAGCGTGCGGGAGGGCGGCAGTGACCCCACCCCTCCGGGCGGTCTTCGCTCTCCTCCTCGTAGCGCTGACGCTTGTGACGGCGGCAGGCGGGCTCGTGGTCGACAACGCCGACCTGACCCCGGCAGAAGTGAAGCTCCTCTTTGCGATGCGGGAGTATACCCTGACCTACAACGAGTATGCCGACCGGCTGCCGGGATGGGTGACCGGCCCCTTCGAGGACGAGAAGGTCAACCTCTATGTCACGTCTCCCGACGGCGTGCTGGTCATCGGGATCACCTTTCATGACAGGAAGATCGTCCAGTTTGACGCGAAAGGCTGCCCGGACCCGATCGTCACGGTGACCACCGATTCTGGGACGGTGGAGGGGGTTATGGTCTCCGACCGACCGTTCGACACGTTCCGGGCGGCGATGCGGAACGGCACGGTCACGATCGAGGGGAACAACCTCCTTGGGGTGTTGCGGTCGGGGATGGTCCGGTTCGGGCTCTGGACGATGGACGTCCTCCGGTTGTGACGGAGCCTAAAAAGATATAGTTGACGGGCTGCCGCCCTCACAGCCCCACGAGGCGCATGCAGAACCCGAGGGTCAGCCCCGACATGGAGGATGTCGCCGAGAGGGCCGCGAGCACCGCGGCGTTCACCAGCGGGCCGGTCCTGAGCGGGGTGTAGGTCGGGTTGCACTGCAGTCGCCGCACTATCCTGAACGGTTTTGCGGTCGTCGAGATGGGGGATTTGTAACGTCTGATCCTCATGTGAACACCTCCTCGTGCCGGGTAGATATTATTTCCTGAGTGTCGATTGTTCCTCTGAATAATAATTATTGCGGTTTCACTCTCCGGAGGGGGGGCGGCGACAGCCGCTCCGGAGCAGGCAATCGACGGGGATGCGTCACTCCGGGATCAGGTGCGGATAGCCCCTGGGAACCCGGCCCGCGACAGGTTTATCCGTTCTCCGGGCGAGGGGGTCCCATAGATGCATCGATACGCAAAACTCCTCCTCTATGGGCTGCTGGCGTTCGCCGTCTTTGCCGGGGTCAGTTTCGCCGTCGGCGGGCGGGTGAACTGGGCGCTCGGGATAGCGACGGCCGCCGGGGTGATGATCGCGTACTTCTTCGCCGCTCTCCGGCGGGGGAGGTGAACAGGATGGCGCCGGGAGTGCGGGCAGAGTGGGAGCGGCTCCGGAGTGTGGCCGTCCACCGGCCGGGAATCGAGATGTTCTTCGGGCTGCTGGAACCGTATGCGGCGCTCTACGAACGGGCGTTCAGCCGCTACGAGGCCCGCCGGGAGCACGACGGTCTCGAGCGCACCCTCCGGGAGGAGTTCGGGGTCCGGGTGCTGCGGCTCAAGGAGACGATCCTCGATGCCGCCGACCGCGACCCGGCGGTACGCCGGCGGCTGGTCGATTGGGCGCACGAGACCGTCACCCTCCGGGGCGGCAGAAGAGAGGTGGCGGAGGCCCGCCGGAGCATGGAGCAGAACGCCGACGCCCTGGACTCGCTGCACTTCTTCACGCTCCTACTCTTGAATCCGGTCATCGACGTGGGGCGGGGGCGCGCCGGCGGTGGGGTGGACGTCCACATCCTGGAGCGCCAGCCGCTCGCAAACCTCTATTTCATGCGCGACCAGCAGGCGGTGACCGACTGCGGCCTCGTCGTCGCACGGCCGGCAAAACGGCAGCGTGCCCGGGAGCCCGAGATCACCCGGTTCCTCTGGGATATCCTCGGCATCCCCATCGCCGGAGCGGTCCGGGAGCCGGGGACGTTCGAGGGCGGGGACTTCATGCCGATGGGGGAGTTCGCTCTCGTGGGCACCGGAGACCGGACGAACCGTGCCGGGCTACACCAGTTTCTCGGCTTCGCTCCGGGGTTCGACGAGATCGGCGTGGTCCACCAGCCGGGCCACCCGCTCATCCCGGGCGACCGGCCCGACCCGATGGTCGATATGCACCTGGACACCTACTTCAACGTCGCGGGAAGCGGGGTGGTGATCGGATCCGTAGTCCTCCTCCGGAGGGCGCAGGTCGACGTCTATTGCCGGACGGACGGGGGCTACGAGTTGTCGGGCGAGGTCGCGAGCCTCTACGATTACATCCGGTCCAGAGGATTTTCAGTGATCGATCTCTCGATCCTGGAGCAGCTCTCCTACGCCGCAAATGTCCTCTGCGTCCGGGACGGGAGCATCCTCGCGGTGGAGGGGGAGCGGGTGATGCAGACGGTGCTCCTGAACCTGGAGCGGAAGGCCGCACGGGACCCGCAACGCTACGGGAGGCTTCTACGCCATGCTGAGGAGGACTACCGCCGGATCGGGAGCGCCGGAAGGTTCTTCCCGCACAAGGGGGAGTTCTCCCGGCACGGCATCGAGGTCTGTCCGCTCCACCTCGAGAACCTGACCGGGGGCTACGGCGGCCCCCACTGCATGACCTGCACGCTGGAGCGGGGGTGACGGGATGACGGGGAAGGCCGTGGTTATCGCGCTCGGCGGAAACGCTATCCTGCGGCACCGGGAGACGGGGACGGCCGAAGAGCAGTTCGCAAATGTCCGGAGAGCCTCGCGGCATATCGCGGGGATCGCGAGCGACGGATACGCCGTCGTCATCACCCATGGGAACGGCCCCCAGGTGGGTGATATCCTCCTCCGAAACGAGATCGCAAAGGATACCCTCCCGTCGATGCCGCTCGACGTCTGTGGGGCGGAGAGCCAGGGGATGATCGGCTACCTGCTCCAGCAGTCGATGCAGGAGGCCCTCGGCGAGGCCGGGCTCGACTGTCCGGTCGCGACGGTGCTCACCCAGACCCTGGTGGACAGCGACGATCCGGCGTTCGGGAACCCGGAGAAACCCATCGGGCCGTTTTATACGGCGATGCAGGCGAGACGGCTCCAGGAAGAGCAGGGCTGGCGGATGGTGCAGATCCCGGGGCAGGGCTACCGGCGGGTGGTGCCCTCGCCGCGCCCGGTTGCCCTCGTAGAGGAGCAGGCGATAGTCAGGCTTTTTTCGGCCGGGACGGTCGTGATCGCCGCGGGCGGCGGAGGTATCCCGGTGGTCACGGATTCAGGCGGCCGCCTCCGGGGCGTCGAGGCGGTGGTGGACAAGGACTACACCGCGGCGCTCCTCGCCCGGCTCGTCGGCGCCGGGGATCTCCTGATCCTGACCGACGTCGAACGCGTTGCCCTGAACTACGGACGGCCGGACCAGCGGGATATCGGCGAGATGACGGTCCTCGAAGCACGGGAGCATCTCGCGGCGGGGCAGTTCCCTCCCGGGACTATGGGGCCGAAGATCGAGGCGGCCGTTGGGTTCCTCGACGCAGGAGGGGGGCGGGTAACCATCGCATCGCTTGAAGAGGCCTCGCAGGCCCTCGCCGGCCTGGCCGGGACCCGGATCTGCCCGTAACCGGTTCTCCTCCCCAACACTTATATACTACATTCCCGAACTCCCGGCGGTGATGGAAGAATATGGCGGATAACTTCTGGACAGGTGTCATCGTCGGGTGGCTCGTGGGGCTCATTCTCGGCTTCCTGCTGCCGGTCATCGGACCGCTGATCGGCGGTTTCGTCGCCGGCTGGATGGTCAGGGGCGGCATAGGCAACGGCGCGAAGGCCGGGCTGTTTGCCGGCATCCTCGGTGCCATCGTCATCGCGGTGCTGCTTCTTCTCGGCGGCACGCTTCTCCTCGGGGCATTCGGGTTCATCGCGGGTCTCGGGACGTCGCTCGTCATCATCGTGGCGGCGTTCGTCTATCAGGGGCTTCTCTCCCTGATCGGCGGTGCCATCGCCGGAGCGATCCGGCGGTAAGACGGTAGCGCGGAGCAAACACCGGGGAGGGCGATCTCCCCGGCTCTTCTCGACCGGAGGCGGAATTGGCAGAAGGCAGGGGTTCATACTGGCTCTCCGCGCTTGTGGGGATCATCTTTATGCTCTTCATCAGCCCATTCTTCCCGGTGGTGGGCCCGATCGCCGGTGGGATCGTCGGCGGTTACCTCGGGCCCCCCGGGGCGGTCAGGGGCGCTCTCGGCGGGCTCCTGGACGGACTCATCGTCGCCGCGGTATTCTCGGTCATCGCCGTCGTCGGGGGGACGGCGTTTCTTGGCCCCGTCGGCACCCTCATCGGCCTCGGGATCGCTGTTCTTCTCTTTGCTCTCGCCCTCTACTTCGGGATTCTCGGTGCCGTCGGCGGTGCGATCGGTGGGGCGCTGAAAGCGTGGATGATGTCGCGCCGGATGGTTACGGGATGAGGCCCCCGATCTCCTCCTGGAGCCTTACTGCGATGCGGCAGCGGTACATCCAGAGGTAGGCGATCACCGCTGCGGTCTCGACGATGACGACGTACGCGACGATATGCCCGATCGATACGTCGTAAAGGATGCCCATCACGACGCTTCCTGCGAACCACGCCGTCCCGAAGACCGCGCTCACGGCGCCGTAGACCTTCCCCCTCCGGTCCGCCGCCGTGGACTCCGCGATCGATGCCCGAAGGGCGGTCTCGAAGATCCCGATTCCGGCCCCCCAGGCGAGCGATCCTGCGATCGCCACGCCCGGGTCGGGCGAGAAGGCAAGCAGAACCGTCGCGGTACTGAGGACAGGGATG
The genomic region above belongs to Methanoculleus oceani and contains:
- a CDS encoding ATP-binding cassette domain-containing protein — its product is MEGDDVIEVWDLEHTFDSFTAVRGISFTVRRGEIFSFLGPNGAGKSTTINILTTLLPLQKGTVRVAGHDVAREPGRVREAIGIVFQEDVLDRDLTVWETMEFHGRLYAIPRDERRRRIDDLLRVVELGSKRDERTKNLSGGMKRRLQIARGLMTRPEVLFLDEPTQGLDPQTRMRMWEYVRQVNEAGTTIFLTTHYMEEADMLSDRISIIDGGKIIVSGTPGELKNALGEDVVYLETEDDGKARESLRGIGEIRSITTSPRGLSITISADGSHCLPRIVDAVRGAGIGISSVNLKKPTMDDVFVHYTGRELRDTGA
- a CDS encoding arginine deiminase family protein, translating into MAPGVRAEWERLRSVAVHRPGIEMFFGLLEPYAALYERAFSRYEARREHDGLERTLREEFGVRVLRLKETILDAADRDPAVRRRLVDWAHETVTLRGGRREVAEARRSMEQNADALDSLHFFTLLLLNPVIDVGRGRAGGGVDVHILERQPLANLYFMRDQQAVTDCGLVVARPAKRQRAREPEITRFLWDILGIPIAGAVREPGTFEGGDFMPMGEFALVGTGDRTNRAGLHQFLGFAPGFDEIGVVHQPGHPLIPGDRPDPMVDMHLDTYFNVAGSGVVIGSVVLLRRAQVDVYCRTDGGYELSGEVASLYDYIRSRGFSVIDLSILEQLSYAANVLCVRDGSILAVEGERVMQTVLLNLERKAARDPQRYGRLLRHAEEDYRRIGSAGRFFPHKGEFSRHGIEVCPLHLENLTGGYGGPHCMTCTLERG
- the arcC gene encoding carbamate kinase encodes the protein MTGKAVVIALGGNAILRHRETGTAEEQFANVRRASRHIAGIASDGYAVVITHGNGPQVGDILLRNEIAKDTLPSMPLDVCGAESQGMIGYLLQQSMQEALGEAGLDCPVATVLTQTLVDSDDPAFGNPEKPIGPFYTAMQARRLQEEQGWRMVQIPGQGYRRVVPSPRPVALVEEQAIVRLFSAGTVVIAAGGGGIPVVTDSGGRLRGVEAVVDKDYTAALLARLVGAGDLLILTDVERVALNYGRPDQRDIGEMTVLEAREHLAAGQFPPGTMGPKIEAAVGFLDAGGGRVTIASLEEASQALAGLAGTRICP
- a CDS encoding DUF5518 domain-containing protein, with translation MADNFWTGVIVGWLVGLILGFLLPVIGPLIGGFVAGWMVRGGIGNGAKAGLFAGILGAIVIAVLLLLGGTLLLGAFGFIAGLGTSLVIIVAAFVYQGLLSLIGGAIAGAIRR
- a CDS encoding DUF5518 domain-containing protein, with product MAEGRGSYWLSALVGIIFMLFISPFFPVVGPIAGGIVGGYLGPPGAVRGALGGLLDGLIVAAVFSVIAVVGGTAFLGPVGTLIGLGIAVLLFALALYFGILGAVGGAIGGALKAWMMSRRMVTG